From the Pseudoalteromonas tunicata genome, one window contains:
- a CDS encoding class II glutamine amidotransferase: protein MCRFLTYSGPATLMSPLIFEAENSLVMQSKYAQKRKVPTNADGFGLGWYANHEDPIPATFVSVDPAWSNRNLKSIAEKVKTGHYFAHIRDASKGMPVSQANCHPFQCMHYLWMHNGRLDLFDSFRRALLNGLSDRAFGLIKGNTDSEYAFALFMDKLDFKQSASAEDLELAMVETIREIMRLRKAAGADTNAFINFAVTDGFHTIATRFATLETSQPASLFFAKGEITQQNGEVDIVVSDAPERQSIMICSEPFTEEDEQWVKVDRNHIVIAHGNVSVMQKPIELPYQVSL from the coding sequence ATGTGTCGTTTTTTAACTTATAGTGGCCCTGCCACCTTAATGTCCCCGTTAATTTTTGAAGCCGAAAACTCTTTGGTGATGCAAAGTAAATATGCACAAAAGCGTAAAGTGCCAACCAATGCAGATGGTTTTGGTTTGGGCTGGTATGCTAACCATGAAGACCCTATTCCTGCCACGTTTGTTAGTGTTGACCCAGCTTGGAGCAATCGAAATTTAAAAAGTATCGCCGAAAAAGTTAAAACGGGTCACTATTTTGCCCATATTCGTGATGCATCAAAGGGCATGCCGGTCAGCCAAGCTAATTGCCATCCTTTTCAGTGCATGCATTATTTGTGGATGCACAATGGTCGTTTAGATTTATTCGATAGCTTTCGACGCGCCTTGCTTAATGGTTTATCTGACCGAGCATTTGGCTTAATTAAAGGTAATACCGATTCGGAATATGCCTTTGCCTTGTTTATGGATAAATTAGATTTTAAACAAAGTGCTAGCGCCGAAGATTTAGAGCTGGCTATGGTAGAAACTATTCGTGAAATTATGCGCTTGCGCAAGGCTGCGGGTGCTGATACCAATGCATTTATTAATTTTGCCGTCACGGATGGTTTTCATACTATAGCAACTCGTTTTGCTACGCTTGAAACGTCGCAACCGGCATCACTGTTTTTTGCCAAAGGTGAAATCACTCAGCAAAATGGTGAGGTGGATATTGTGGTGAGTGATGCACCGGAGCGCCAAAGCATCATGATTTGCTCAGAACCTTTTACCGAAGAAGACGAACAATGGGTTAAGGTGGATCGTAATCATATTGTTATTGCGCACGGTAATGTAAGCGTGATGCAAAAACCAATCGAATTACCGTATCAGGTTAGCCTGTAG
- a CDS encoding energy transducer TonB produces the protein MRLKRHHIYALILSCLLLCSAVSLLFLNQWLSNAVQAKVEVRQVHTISLPPPPPPPVQQQTQTPVQTVTLAVAGQGAALNLTLVPQVKVDIVAPEPVLLTQPPTDWQAELDIDWQAFGLDQLDGLPQLLTPIKAQFPNSLVRQGILQVVVKLDVFIDEQGQVSLIAITDNPHPELVSSIHKLVKTSRFSVPKKNGQAVKARFIWPVEFKK, from the coding sequence ATGCGTTTAAAGCGACATCATATTTACGCCCTAATACTGAGCTGTTTACTGTTATGCAGTGCGGTTTCGTTACTGTTTTTGAATCAATGGCTGAGTAATGCAGTACAAGCCAAAGTCGAAGTGCGACAAGTGCATACGATAAGTTTGCCACCACCTCCACCGCCACCTGTACAACAACAAACTCAAACGCCAGTGCAAACAGTAACTTTAGCTGTCGCAGGCCAAGGTGCGGCACTAAACTTAACCTTAGTGCCGCAAGTTAAGGTCGATATTGTAGCGCCAGAACCTGTTTTACTGACGCAACCCCCTACTGATTGGCAAGCCGAACTTGATATTGATTGGCAAGCGTTTGGTTTAGATCAACTTGATGGTTTGCCTCAGCTATTAACGCCGATTAAAGCGCAATTTCCAAATAGCTTAGTACGCCAAGGAATCTTACAAGTAGTAGTCAAGCTTGATGTGTTTATTGATGAACAAGGTCAAGTGAGTTTAATCGCCATTACTGACAATCCTCATCCTGAGCTGGTCAGCAGTATTCATAAACTGGTTAAAACATCTCGTTTTAGTGTGCCTAAAAAAAATGGTCAGGCGGTGAAAGCGCGCTTTATATGGCCGGTGGAGTTTAAAAAATAA
- a CDS encoding MotA/TolQ/ExbB proton channel family protein: protein MELQSFDNVVVWAILILALFVYYKLSLFIVVLRSQGSGAQDQQWIETLRCLINALPLLGLLGTIMGLLQSFFAMSQGGSLSASSVLTQGIANALWTTQLGLVLAVPAWLLLSYFNNLLVKESLANAR, encoded by the coding sequence ATGGAGCTTCAATCGTTTGATAATGTTGTGGTGTGGGCCATTTTGATTTTGGCATTGTTTGTTTATTACAAATTAAGCCTGTTTATTGTGGTGCTTCGTAGCCAAGGTTCGGGCGCACAAGATCAACAATGGATAGAAACATTACGTTGCCTAATCAATGCCCTGCCTCTTTTAGGGTTGCTTGGCACCATCATGGGGTTGTTACAATCATTTTTTGCCATGTCTCAAGGTGGCAGTTTATCGGCTAGTAGTGTGCTCACGCAAGGTATTGCTAATGCGCTTTGGACCACGCAACTTGGCTTGGTGCTTGCAGTACCTGCATGGTTGTTGTTGAGTTATTTTAATAACTTATTAGTGAAAGAGAGTTTGGCTAATGCGCGCTAA
- a CDS encoding ExbD/TolR family protein — MRANLQKRLEQQQQHIDLSPLLDVVFILLIFFIVTTVFVKETGVEVDKPQALSSQKLERNVIMIAITNSGEVIYDNSNITVSGVRNTVSQLLKNRPQPVVIQADKQVPTELLVQVIDESKLAGASSVNIATVL, encoded by the coding sequence ATGCGCGCTAATTTACAAAAAAGATTAGAGCAACAACAGCAGCATATTGATCTATCACCTTTGCTTGATGTGGTGTTTATCCTGCTGATTTTTTTTATTGTTACGACCGTTTTTGTCAAAGAAACAGGTGTTGAAGTTGATAAGCCACAAGCCCTTTCTAGCCAAAAACTAGAACGTAATGTCATTATGATTGCCATCACCAATAGTGGTGAAGTGATTTATGACAACAGTAATATTACTGTTTCGGGCGTTCGTAATACGGTCTCACAGCTATTAAAAAATCGACCACAACCTGTGGTGATCCAAGCCGATAAACAAGTACCCACAGAGTTGTTAGTGCAAGTCATTGATGAAAGTAAACTAGCTGGTGCGAGCAGCGTTAACATTGCGACTGTATTGTAA
- a CDS encoding Fe2+-dependent dioxygenase: MLIKIPGVLSKSQVIECREMLASTNWVDGQRTAGHLAKDCKQNLQLPQNDPVGLEIGNFIVARLADNPLFTAAALPNIIFPPMFNCYQQGGTFGSHVDNAIRTFGNSANVQGHKIRTDISVTLFLSEPESYQGGELVIEDTYGEQRVKLAAGDMVIYPSTSLHQVTPVTEGQRLASFFWIQSLIRQDDQRRILFDLDKSIQALRAADPQQPELIRLAGVYHNLLRQWSEV, encoded by the coding sequence ATGTTAATTAAAATTCCTGGTGTATTATCTAAATCACAAGTGATTGAATGCCGCGAAATGCTCGCCAGTACTAACTGGGTTGATGGCCAACGTACCGCAGGCCACTTAGCCAAAGACTGTAAACAGAATTTGCAATTACCACAAAATGACCCTGTTGGACTAGAGATTGGCAACTTTATTGTCGCGCGTTTGGCAGACAACCCTTTATTTACCGCAGCAGCATTACCAAACATTATTTTCCCACCGATGTTTAATTGCTATCAACAAGGTGGCACCTTTGGCAGCCACGTTGATAATGCCATTCGTACTTTTGGCAACTCGGCTAATGTACAAGGTCATAAAATACGTACTGATATTTCTGTAACTTTATTTTTAAGTGAACCCGAAAGCTATCAAGGTGGTGAATTGGTTATTGAAGATACCTATGGCGAACAGCGAGTCAAACTTGCAGCGGGTGATATGGTGATTTACCCTTCGACTAGCCTACACCAGGTTACCCCTGTCACTGAAGGGCAAAGACTAGCTAGCTTTTTTTGGATCCAAAGTTTAATTCGCCAAGATGACCAACGACGAATTTTGTTTGACCTTGATAAGAGTATTCAAGCATTACGGGCTGCTGATCCGCAACAACCCGAACTTATTCGCCTTGCTGGCGTTTACCATAATTTACTTAGGCAATGGAGCGAGGTATAA
- a CDS encoding MotA/TolQ/ExbB proton channel family protein, protein MNKLILLVFLLVYTSAGAAVNLNNDVTKGLINDIQQAERALKQTQQSIAKDNAVLQQQLSELEKSVLALQAKTAVARRATDEQTLSLETLQTRLHDWQQQYSYQNNLLQRFMQQQGVKTATNNTDFAAILALVDTQLAQLSQKSAPQWQLQQLALQDGQLKQLKTLTVGPMHWFADESTNQAGIYQINQGIAQVALNFSTSDSQALLALMQQGQGEVLFDPTLERAMTLQVAQESMLDHIKKGGIWVLPILAFGVFALLIALAKAFQLWRLPQILPGLSTRLSHIFSLPAAQASHELQGLQQQAGQAVSSMQHELLAISLNSNIGPSRDDQLFAALLHHKHKLEYWLGAIAITAAVSPLLGLLGTVSGMIETFKLMTLFGAGDAAAVSGGISEALVTTELGLVVAIPALLCHALLSRRAKTYYGELESCAVNLSQLNTDTSSTWQEAA, encoded by the coding sequence ATGAATAAATTGATCCTGCTGGTTTTTTTGCTTGTGTATACAAGTGCTGGTGCTGCAGTAAATTTAAATAACGACGTCACAAAAGGGCTAATAAATGATATCCAACAAGCTGAGCGTGCACTTAAACAAACGCAGCAAAGTATTGCTAAAGATAATGCAGTTTTACAGCAGCAATTGAGTGAACTAGAAAAATCCGTGTTAGCTTTGCAAGCTAAAACGGCCGTTGCTCGGCGTGCAACTGATGAACAAACGTTAAGTTTGGAAACTTTACAAACTCGTTTACACGATTGGCAACAGCAATATAGTTACCAAAATAATTTATTGCAGCGTTTTATGCAGCAGCAAGGTGTAAAAACCGCGACTAATAATACTGATTTTGCGGCAATACTTGCTTTAGTTGATACTCAGCTTGCGCAATTGAGCCAAAAGAGTGCTCCGCAATGGCAACTACAGCAATTGGCACTGCAAGACGGACAGCTAAAGCAATTAAAAACCTTAACCGTTGGGCCTATGCACTGGTTTGCAGATGAAAGCACTAACCAGGCTGGGATCTATCAAATTAATCAGGGGATTGCGCAAGTCGCACTCAATTTTTCTACAAGCGATAGCCAAGCATTATTAGCCTTAATGCAGCAAGGTCAAGGCGAGGTGCTATTTGATCCGACCCTTGAACGTGCAATGACCTTACAAGTGGCGCAGGAGTCGATGCTTGATCATATTAAAAAGGGGGGCATTTGGGTTTTACCTATTTTAGCTTTTGGCGTGTTTGCATTATTGATTGCGTTGGCCAAAGCCTTTCAGTTATGGCGTTTACCGCAAATTTTACCTGGGTTAAGCACGCGTTTATCGCATATTTTTAGTTTACCAGCCGCCCAAGCTAGTCATGAGTTACAAGGGTTACAGCAGCAAGCTGGTCAAGCTGTATCAAGCATGCAGCATGAATTATTGGCTATTAGTCTAAATAGCAATATAGGCCCAAGTCGTGATGACCAATTATTTGCTGCTTTATTGCACCATAAACATAAATTGGAATATTGGCTTGGTGCTATTGCCATAACGGCCGCGGTTTCGCCGCTGCTTGGGCTACTTGGTACAGTCAGCGGGATGATTGAAACGTTTAAATTAATGACGCTGTTTGGTGCCGGTGATGCAGCGGCGGTATCGGGTGGCATATCCGAGGCGTTGGTAACAACAGAGCTTGGCCTAGTTGTCGCCATCCCAGCATTATTATGCCATGCATTATTATCGCGTCGCGCTAAAACCTATTATGGCGAGCTCGAAAGCTGCGCGGTTAATCTCAGTCAATTAAATACTGATACATCATCTACTTGGCAGGAGGCCGCATAA
- a CDS encoding DUF2960 domain-containing protein: protein MARRISYKFHGVAKEINFANDKYHDMFDAIAAAEGIDLTNYIAMEKQIAMTSKGSAAVKNFRDQQYIKFGFSDIQFIKDDPKTAK, encoded by the coding sequence GTGGCCCGCAGAATAAGTTATAAATTTCATGGTGTAGCAAAAGAAATTAACTTTGCTAACGACAAATATCACGATATGTTTGATGCAATCGCAGCCGCCGAAGGTATCGACTTAACCAACTATATTGCGATGGAAAAACAAATTGCCATGACCTCAAAAGGCTCTGCTGCAGTAAAAAACTTTCGCGACCAGCAATATATTAAGTTTGGTTTTAGTGATATTCAGTTCATTAAAGATGACCCAAAAACCGCGAAATAA
- a CDS encoding MAPEG family protein, with amino-acid sequence MTTILICAFIAALLPYLAKAPVAYAMQKDGGYDNNHPRAQQARLTGFGARALAAHQNSFESLLIFALAIAVVLATNNIGSTVQTLAVIYIIARVFFCIFYYLNIDKLRSLVWLVSLLCPLAMIWLSIP; translated from the coding sequence ATGACAACGATTCTGATTTGCGCATTTATCGCCGCTTTATTGCCTTATTTGGCAAAAGCGCCGGTTGCTTATGCCATGCAAAAAGACGGCGGTTACGATAATAACCACCCAAGAGCACAGCAAGCTCGTTTGACTGGTTTTGGTGCTCGAGCATTAGCGGCACACCAAAATAGTTTTGAATCATTACTTATCTTTGCGCTGGCCATTGCAGTGGTATTGGCAACCAATAATATAGGTAGCACAGTGCAAACGCTGGCTGTTATTTATATTATCGCGCGCGTTTTCTTTTGTATTTTTTATTACCTGAATATCGATAAACTGCGCTCGTTGGTGTGGTTAGTTAGCCTACTTTGCCCATTAGCCATGATTTGGTTGAGTATTCCATAA
- a CDS encoding tetratricopeptide repeat protein, with the protein MKLTALLLFLSISNSEIFHDLTQAEQSAADNPTQTLVLYQQYQSYLETMPVNVQLKWHKAAARAALRQSDVVGAEKIFIAMLPSYLQAGKNQQDYFYNLVGIWFRKAAFNQQALNAYQCALSNQTTDLDKLKYLNNAAIAARHLNQFELSIKLTEQALAIIKTSPSKPYEGAINNTLGMTALMQQNYEGAKEAFQRSLFLREGLKRTSAQLTSTLNLMTTYLLNHELDAFKRLDKRKLSEVELSFEQQVYLSWLNFLYQQSLYRTAATPSTALVQDYLALRDESIIALVKLMSRELHFVLPDHPVNQKTNLIYQGPLENYLNGCAFLSAEKKQ; encoded by the coding sequence ATGAAGTTAACTGCACTGTTGTTGTTTTTGAGTATCAGTAACAGTGAGATTTTTCATGATTTGACTCAGGCTGAGCAATCTGCGGCAGATAATCCAACTCAAACCTTGGTACTGTATCAGCAATATCAGTCTTATTTAGAGACTATGCCTGTTAATGTTCAATTGAAATGGCATAAAGCAGCGGCGCGCGCGGCGTTAAGGCAAAGTGATGTTGTTGGTGCTGAAAAAATATTTATTGCCATGCTGCCAAGTTATTTGCAAGCAGGTAAAAATCAGCAAGATTATTTTTATAATTTAGTTGGGATTTGGTTTCGCAAAGCTGCGTTTAATCAGCAAGCACTTAATGCATATCAATGTGCACTTAGCAACCAAACCACAGATTTAGATAAGCTAAAATATTTAAATAACGCAGCAATAGCAGCGCGTCACCTTAATCAATTTGAACTGAGTATTAAACTTACAGAGCAAGCTTTAGCGATAATTAAAACGTCGCCAAGTAAACCTTATGAAGGAGCAATTAATAATACTCTGGGCATGACAGCGTTAATGCAACAAAACTATGAGGGGGCGAAAGAGGCTTTTCAGCGTTCTTTATTTTTACGAGAGGGCTTAAAACGGACCAGCGCCCAATTAACTAGCACCTTGAACTTAATGACCACCTATTTATTAAACCATGAGCTGGATGCTTTTAAGCGATTAGATAAGCGTAAGCTCTCTGAGGTTGAGCTGTCTTTTGAACAGCAAGTTTATTTGTCGTGGCTTAACTTTTTATATCAGCAATCTTTATATCGAACAGCTGCAACACCATCTACTGCGCTAGTTCAAGATTACTTAGCACTCAGAGATGAAAGTATTATTGCCTTGGTAAAGCTTATGAGTCGAGAGTTGCATTTTGTATTGCCAGATCATCCGGTTAACCAAAAAACCAATCTGATTTATCAGGGTCCGCTTGAAAACTATTTAAATGGCTGTGCTTTTTTAAGTGCTGAAAAAAAGCAATAG
- a CDS encoding DUF3450 family protein — protein MAISNVKLRRISFNNLLWLSGVVAMLFSVTLRANPVAQADALVQQWLNLSGQQSALKAHWAAEQPILQQRIELLKQEQLQLKTLLQQNHTKGSEVEQKRTQLLALQTDMERDQQQLKNWLVMQFSKVNNLRDRLPPPLAKQWQIMLQETDLAVASEGDKLALLLSLFTKLNEFDQRIAFVQSTIVTPDQHEKLVKQLYLGIARGWYISLDGQEVFEGLATDQGWIWQKNDALQPGDISAAIAMVEQQTEAAFIRLPLQINHNDALLNIEVGHE, from the coding sequence ATGGCAATTTCTAACGTAAAACTCAGACGAATTTCTTTTAATAATCTGTTGTGGTTAAGTGGCGTGGTGGCAATGTTATTTAGTGTTACTTTGCGCGCAAACCCTGTTGCGCAGGCTGACGCTTTGGTCCAGCAATGGCTTAATTTATCTGGGCAGCAAAGTGCACTCAAAGCCCATTGGGCTGCAGAGCAACCTATTTTGCAGCAGCGTATTGAATTGCTAAAACAAGAACAGCTACAGCTCAAAACATTGTTGCAACAAAATCATACTAAGGGCAGCGAGGTTGAGCAAAAACGAACTCAGTTATTGGCGCTTCAAACTGATATGGAACGGGATCAGCAGCAGTTAAAAAACTGGCTGGTTATGCAATTTAGTAAAGTAAATAATTTACGCGATCGTTTACCTCCTCCACTAGCAAAGCAGTGGCAAATTATGTTGCAAGAAACCGATCTAGCTGTCGCCAGTGAAGGGGACAAATTAGCCTTGTTACTCAGTTTATTTACTAAGTTAAATGAGTTTGATCAGCGTATCGCGTTTGTACAATCGACCATAGTGACACCAGATCAGCATGAAAAATTAGTAAAGCAATTGTACCTAGGCATAGCGAGAGGCTGGTATATCAGCTTGGATGGCCAAGAAGTGTTTGAAGGTTTGGCAACGGATCAAGGTTGGATCTGGCAAAAAAATGATGCGCTTCAACCCGGTGATATCAGTGCAGCCATTGCAATGGTTGAGCAACAAACCGAAGCCGCATTTATTCGTTTACCACTACAGATCAATCACAACGATGCATTATTAAATATTGAGGTAGGCCATGAATAA
- a CDS encoding TonB-dependent receptor yields the protein MRVVNKGLALPFTKKIMTQAVAIGIASISLNTHANTEVKELATTVVKEEKKDDYKVEKASSEKYQTSLLNTPKTITVVNEQVLKDQGVTSLNDALRNVAGVSTFGAGEGGGGNITTNDKITIRGFSANGNIYIDGIRDIAGYSRDMFNFEQVEVTKGASSSITGKGSSGGSINLVTKQAEQDEFSNAEASYDDAERLRLTLDHNTQLNEKVALRINGLYTQGGDAFDNGVEEYQTTAIAPSLRVDFNDRTSLIADLLYMKQDNNPMLGLPWVNADAAAQLGYKEGPLPTQFWNNYYGVAKRDFEDVSVNLATLLIEHQLADNILLRSQTRLASNEKQSILSRPLVRSSRDAETGKYTYFNEISVDWVQAIDQENDLFVTQFDAIFNLASGNIKHDLVVGAEYYQEETTRYTLSSSLKLNSNFVSIDKPNTNSPFSGEISRSGEPTVVKGTGLALYALDSITLNDQWLATVGLRFEDYQAEGSSYVRQVIDNKRVSVYVDDLSADGTFFSWNGSLAYKPNAQTNYYFGIANSQDPAGGDLAFSGSSLEGITRVSSLDPQEAKTYELGAKWDLFAEKLQISTALFLTKKTVLDTDLDGTYFLAGEQQAKGLEFSANGSINDQLSVLASYTHQETEVTQDYNPDTQGNGLSAAPEDSANVWFNYTLDKLSLGAGAQYSSGNIYWRRNTAYFDSGSQTILNVMAGYDVTDKLALQFNIDNLTDKEYVTDYSARGHFRPGNPRTMKLTVRYQF from the coding sequence ATGCGCGTTGTTAACAAAGGGCTAGCTTTACCTTTCACAAAAAAAATCATGACTCAGGCAGTTGCAATTGGTATTGCCTCAATAAGCTTAAACACCCACGCTAATACCGAAGTGAAAGAGCTAGCAACAACGGTGGTTAAAGAAGAAAAGAAAGACGATTATAAAGTTGAAAAAGCGTCGTCAGAAAAATACCAAACATCGTTACTCAATACGCCAAAAACGATTACTGTAGTCAATGAACAAGTATTAAAAGACCAAGGTGTGACAAGCCTAAATGATGCATTACGAAATGTAGCCGGCGTTTCAACTTTTGGTGCTGGTGAAGGTGGTGGTGGCAACATTACTACTAACGATAAGATTACTATTCGCGGCTTTAGTGCTAATGGCAATATTTATATCGATGGCATTCGTGATATCGCAGGTTACTCACGTGATATGTTTAACTTTGAACAAGTTGAAGTCACTAAAGGTGCAAGCTCTAGTATTACTGGTAAAGGTTCATCGGGCGGTAGTATTAACTTAGTAACAAAACAAGCCGAACAAGATGAGTTTAGTAATGCAGAAGCCAGCTATGATGATGCCGAGCGTTTACGTTTAACTCTTGATCATAATACTCAGCTCAATGAAAAAGTCGCATTACGAATTAATGGCTTGTATACACAAGGTGGCGATGCTTTTGATAACGGTGTTGAAGAATACCAAACAACTGCAATTGCACCTTCTTTACGTGTTGATTTTAATGATAGAACATCACTTATTGCTGACTTGCTTTACATGAAACAAGACAATAACCCAATGTTAGGCTTACCTTGGGTGAACGCTGATGCAGCAGCACAACTAGGTTATAAAGAAGGCCCGCTACCAACTCAATTTTGGAATAACTATTACGGTGTTGCCAAACGTGATTTTGAAGATGTATCGGTCAACCTAGCAACCTTGCTTATCGAGCATCAGTTAGCTGATAACATTTTATTACGCAGCCAAACTCGCTTAGCGAGTAACGAAAAACAATCAATATTATCACGTCCACTAGTGCGCTCATCTCGTGATGCTGAAACAGGAAAATATACTTACTTTAATGAAATTAGTGTTGACTGGGTGCAAGCAATTGATCAAGAAAACGATTTATTTGTCACTCAATTTGATGCCATTTTTAATCTCGCAAGCGGTAATATCAAACATGATTTAGTCGTCGGCGCTGAATATTATCAAGAAGAAACGACTCGCTACACCTTATCCAGCAGCCTTAAATTAAACAGTAATTTTGTTAGCATTGATAAGCCAAATACAAATTCACCGTTTAGTGGTGAGATTAGCCGCAGCGGCGAACCAACTGTAGTAAAAGGCACTGGTTTAGCGCTTTACGCTCTCGATAGCATTACTCTGAACGATCAGTGGTTAGCAACTGTTGGTTTACGTTTTGAAGACTACCAAGCTGAAGGTTCAAGTTACGTGCGCCAAGTTATTGATAATAAAAGAGTCAGCGTTTATGTCGATGATTTAAGTGCCGATGGCACTTTCTTTAGCTGGAATGGCTCGCTTGCATATAAACCTAATGCTCAAACGAACTATTATTTTGGTATTGCTAACTCTCAAGATCCGGCTGGGGGTGACTTAGCCTTTAGTGGTAGCAGCTTAGAAGGAATAACCCGCGTCAGCAGCCTTGATCCTCAAGAAGCTAAAACCTATGAGTTAGGCGCTAAATGGGATTTGTTTGCTGAAAAATTACAAATCAGCACCGCGCTATTTTTAACCAAAAAAACAGTATTAGATACTGATCTTGATGGTACTTATTTCTTAGCTGGCGAACAACAAGCTAAAGGATTGGAGTTTTCTGCCAATGGTTCAATTAACGATCAGCTCAGTGTACTTGCAAGCTACACACACCAAGAAACAGAAGTCACACAAGATTATAACCCCGATACGCAAGGCAATGGGTTAAGTGCTGCACCAGAGGATTCTGCAAACGTTTGGTTCAACTACACCTTAGACAAACTAAGCCTAGGTGCAGGTGCTCAGTATTCTTCAGGCAATATTTATTGGCGTCGAAATACCGCTTATTTTGATAGTGGCAGCCAAACGATACTTAATGTAATGGCGGGTTATGATGTAACCGATAAACTAGCGTTACAATTTAATATTGATAACCTAACCGATAAAGAATACGTGACTGATTACAGTGCCCGTGGCCACTTCCGCCCAGGTAACCCTCGTACTATGAAACTGACAGTGCGCTATCAGTTCTAA
- a CDS encoding LipL32 family surface lipoprotein, with amino-acid sequence MKIKLVVAALSLVSSTAFAGFSLNSLTDGDGLPSLTSSKTKSLGFTKVALPYANTVNYFGYIDKDSKPDETIKGKDAYYLYIWVPAALDELGVRMISPVGDLAKPEKSDFVQKGFADKLKADKEKWFDTWIRVERMDVISPEKIKDAKSVFSVLDTDDDGDDTYEEKRHAKYNSLTRIESQVSKPEKALVRGLYRVAFTTYKTGKVEGSFVATVGSNVPGITMATSLEQLHKAVNK; translated from the coding sequence ATGAAAATCAAACTGGTCGTGGCGGCATTGTCGTTAGTAAGTAGCACTGCATTTGCAGGTTTTAGCTTAAATAGCCTCACAGATGGCGATGGTTTACCAAGCTTAACGTCAAGCAAAACTAAAAGTTTAGGATTTACTAAGGTTGCCCTTCCTTACGCCAATACGGTGAATTATTTTGGCTATATTGATAAAGATTCAAAACCAGATGAAACCATTAAAGGTAAGGATGCTTATTATCTTTATATTTGGGTACCTGCCGCACTTGACGAATTAGGTGTACGCATGATTTCACCTGTGGGTGATTTAGCGAAACCAGAAAAAAGCGACTTTGTACAAAAGGGTTTTGCAGACAAATTAAAAGCCGATAAAGAGAAATGGTTTGATACCTGGATCCGTGTGGAGCGCATGGATGTTATTAGCCCTGAAAAAATCAAAGATGCAAAGTCAGTGTTCAGTGTGCTTGATACCGATGATGATGGCGATGATACTTATGAAGAAAAACGCCATGCAAAATATAACTCATTAACACGTATTGAATCACAAGTAAGTAAACCAGAAAAAGCCTTAGTGCGTGGTTTGTATCGTGTTGCGTTTACGACCTATAAAACAGGTAAAGTAGAAGGGTCTTTTGTCGCAACGGTAGGCTCAAACGTACCTGGTATCACCATGGCAACGTCGCTAGAGCAGTTACATAAAGCAGTCAATAAATAA